The Trinickia caryophylli genomic sequence ATCCGCCGCTTCGAGCAGATCTTCGTCGATTGCGCAGGAGCCTTCGTAATGAAGTTCGCAGTGCGTGACGACGGCGCGGTGAATCTTCGATTTCAGCATGTGGCGCTGCATGATCGTTTCCTCAGATGTTTGCCGCGAGGCAGACGTCAGATTTCCAGGTTGTCGATGAGGCGCGTGGCGCCGAGCTTGGCGGCCGCGAGCACGACGAGCGGGGCCTCGGTTTCGTCCGCGGCGGGCGCGAGGAGGTCGATGCGCTTGCGCACGGCCACGTAGTCGGGCGTCCAGCCGCGCGCCGCGAGACTCTCCATGGCGAGCCGCTCGAGCCGCGCGAAATCCCGTTGGCCGGCCAGCACGGACTCGCGCAGTTGGCCGAGCGCCGCGGCGAGCATGGGGGCCTCGGCGCGCTCGGCCTCGGTGAGGTAGCGGTTGCGCGAGCTCAGCGCGAGCCCGTCGGAGTCGCGTACCGTCTCGGCGGCGATGATATCGGTCTGCAACGCGAACTGGTGGCACATGCGCCGCACGATCATCAACTGCTGGTAGTCCTTCTTGCCGAAGACCGCCACGCGCGGCTGCACACAGGCCATCAGCTTCATCACGACCGTGCACACCCCCGTGAAGAAACCGGGGCGGAATTCGCCCTCGAGGATGTCGCCGAGGTCGTGCGGCGGATGGACGCGATACTCCTGCGGCTCGGGGTACATGTCGCGCTCGGTGGGGGCGAAGAGCACGTAGACGTTTTCCTTCTCGAGCTTTGCGATATCGGCTTCGAGCGTGCGCGGGTATTTGTCGAAATCCTCGTTCGGGCCGAACTGGAGCCGGTTCACGAAGATACTCGCCACGACCGGGTCGCCGTGCTGGCGCGCGAGCCGCATCAGCGAGAGGTGCCCCTCGTGCAGATTGCCCATCGTCGGCACGAACGCCGTACGGTTCTGTCCGCGCAACTGGTCGCGCAATTCCTGGATCGAGCTGATGACTTTCATGAGTGATGGACCGGATCGGTGCGCGCTCGCGCGAGCGGGTTCAAAGCGCGCCGATTGTAGAGGATTTGGCCGGAGGCGGCATCGTTTAGAACCGGTTCTCCAACTGCGGCGGCGTCATGCCGGCAGGTAGGCGAGCCGCACGTAGATCGGCGCAAACGGTTCGGCTTGCGTGATCTCGATCAGCGATTCGCGCGAGAGTTCGAGCATCGCGATGAAGTTGACGACCACGACCGGAACGCCGCGCGACACGTCGAACAGATCCGAGAATTCGACGAAGCGCGCACTTTGCAGCCGGCGCAGGATCAGGCTCATGTGCTCGCGCACCGAGAGTTCCTCGCGCGAGATCTTGTGATGCTGCACGAGCTTCGCCCGCTTGAGCACGTCCGCCCAGGCCGCCCGGAGATCGTCTGTTGCGACGTCCGGAAAGCGCGGCGCGATGCTCTGCTCGATATAGACCTCGGCGCGCAGGAAGTCGCGTCCGAGCTGGGGCAACTGGTCGAGCCGTTGAGCCGCGAGCTTCATGCGCTCGTATTCGAGCAGCCGTCGCACGAGCTCGGCGCGCGGGTCCTCGGCGTCTTCGCCCGTGTCGGCCTTCTTGACCGGCAGCAGCATGCGCGATTTGATCTCGATCAGCATCGCCGCCATCAGCAGATACTCGGAGGCGAGTTCGAGATTCGTGTGGCGCAGCTGTTCGACATAGCCGAGATACTGCGCGGTGACATCCGCCATCGGGATGTCAAGCACGTTGAAGTTCTGCTTGCGGATCAGGTACAGCAACAGGTCCAGCGGGCCTTCGAACGTTTCGAGAAAGACCTCGAGCGCATCCGGCGGGATATAGAGGTCTTGCGGCAGCTTGAAGAGCGGCTCGCCGTAAAGGCGAGCGAACGCGACGCCGTCGACCGTGTCGGGCGTCGAGTCGGTCGCGGGCGTGGTCAGCTCGTTCGGCGGCCCGCCCGGCTTCGAGCGGCCGACCTCGTCGGCGGCATTCACGCTCGGCGGCTCAGAAGTTCTGGTAGTAGACGTAAGGTGTCTGCTTGACGCGCGCAGCCTGCTGGCGCGCACGTTCTTCGAGATCGATCGGCGCCTTGTCCCACAGCAGGGCGCGGCCGCGCCGCTGTTCTTCCTCGAGCGCGGGCTGCTGCTGCTTCAGTTGATTGAGAAACTGCGTGATGTCCGATTGATACATGGCTCGACGATCGTAGAAAATAGGGACAGGCAGGTGCGCGGCACCTCCTCCAAAGCGGGATTCTAGCGCATGCGCGAATACGCGGAACATCGCGGGCCGCCCAGGCGTCCAAGGCGGGCGTGCGGTGGGGCATGTGCATTCCCGCCAGGCGCGGCTTCGCCGAGGTGCGGCTTCTCCGGCGTGCGGCTTCGCCGGCGTGCGGCTTCGCCAGCACGTAGCCGGGACGGCCGCTTGTCGGCCCCGCGCCCCGCGCCTGTGGTCAAATGCCATACGCGCCAACATACGCGCCAATACCGGGCAGCCGCCGGCATTGGCGCGCGGCGCATGCTCGTTCAACGTTGCCGGGAGGTCCCGTTTGCGGGGAGCAGTGATCGATATGCCGTTTGCGCGGCCCACCGAACGCCGTTGGGGCGTGCGGCTCGCGCGCGGCTGGCGCGCAGTCGCCGTTGGCCTCGCATTCTGTACGATGGCGTTGCCGGCAGCGGCGAAATACCGGGTCGACATCGACGCGCCGCGTCCCATCAGAAAGCTGCTCGAGCAGCACCTTGATCTCGCGCGCTTCGCCAAGCGCGAGGACATCAGCGACGACCAGTTCCAGTTCCTCGTCACCGCGACGCCGGAGCAGGTCCGCGACCTCGTGGCGACGGAAGGCTATTTCTCACCGGTGGTACGGACCGACGTGCGAGCCGTCGAAGGCAAGCGCGACGTCACCGTACACGTCGATCCGGGCCCTCGCACGGA encodes the following:
- a CDS encoding segregation and condensation protein A, with amino-acid sequence MNAADEVGRSKPGGPPNELTTPATDSTPDTVDGVAFARLYGEPLFKLPQDLYIPPDALEVFLETFEGPLDLLLYLIRKQNFNVLDIPMADVTAQYLGYVEQLRHTNLELASEYLLMAAMLIEIKSRMLLPVKKADTGEDAEDPRAELVRRLLEYERMKLAAQRLDQLPQLGRDFLRAEVYIEQSIAPRFPDVATDDLRAAWADVLKRAKLVQHHKISREELSVREHMSLILRRLQSARFVEFSDLFDVSRGVPVVVVNFIAMLELSRESLIEITQAEPFAPIYVRLAYLPA
- a CDS encoding DUF3460 family protein encodes the protein MYQSDITQFLNQLKQQQPALEEEQRRGRALLWDKAPIDLEERARQQAARVKQTPYVYYQNF
- the panC gene encoding pantoate--beta-alanine ligase, translated to MKVISSIQELRDQLRGQNRTAFVPTMGNLHEGHLSLMRLARQHGDPVVASIFVNRLQFGPNEDFDKYPRTLEADIAKLEKENVYVLFAPTERDMYPEPQEYRVHPPHDLGDILEGEFRPGFFTGVCTVVMKLMACVQPRVAVFGKKDYQQLMIVRRMCHQFALQTDIIAAETVRDSDGLALSSRNRYLTEAERAEAPMLAAALGQLRESVLAGQRDFARLERLAMESLAARGWTPDYVAVRKRIDLLAPAADETEAPLVVLAAAKLGATRLIDNLEI